Proteins encoded in a region of the Salmo trutta chromosome 34, fSalTru1.1, whole genome shotgun sequence genome:
- the mrps18b gene encoding small ribosomal subunit protein mS40: MAASIRGVGRVLCRVTPFLLQNIRQNKSVPVRLCTQAVFPGVQSSLSLCTAASPEIPSDAAEAGQALARYKDRPWDYLESEEYIALYGTSPVWSDYRRNHKGGIPPQKTRKTCIRGDKICGNPCPICRDSNVIIHYQNVKLLQQFISPNTGIVYDSTRTGVCQKQQKHLNQAIGTARDHGLLPFQVPHVDFSGEDYSNCHDAVGSTPPPPTITSGDPWYRWYHTIQPDKTEVAKVKKTYKAYLK, translated from the exons ATGGCAGCATCCATACGAGGCGTTGGAAGGGTTTTATGCCGCGTGACCCCTTTCCTTTTACAGAATATTCGGCAGAATAAG AGTGTACCTGTCAGGCTTTGCACCCAGGCTGTGTTTCCAGGTGtgcagtccagcctctctctctgcactgcaGCCTCACCTGAGATCCCCAGTGATGCCGCTGAGGCAGGGCAGGCGCTTGCCCGCTACAAGGACAGACCATGGGACTACCTGGAGAGCGAAG AGTACATAGCGCTCTATGGAACCAGTCCAGTGTGGTCTGACTACAGGAGGAACCACAAAGGCGGGATTCCTCCTCAGAAGACACGCAAGACTTGCATT AGAGGAGACAAGATATGTGGGAACCCCTGTCCAATCTGTCGAGACTCCAATGTCATCATCCACTATCAG AATGTGAAGCTACTGCAACAGTTCATCAGTCCAAATACAGGCATTGTCTATGACTCCACACGGACAG GAGTGTGTCAGAAACAGCAAAAGCATCTCAATCAGGCGATTGGCACTGCAAGAGACCATG GGCTTCTACCCTTCCAGGTTCCTCATGTGGACTTCTCAGGAGAGGACTACTCCAACTGCCATGACGCAGTGGGCTcaacccctcctccccccaccatTACCTCAGGTGATCCTTGGTACCGGTGGTACCACACCATACAGCCGGACAAGACTGAAGTGGCTAAAGTCAAGAAGACCTATAAGGCATATTTGAAATAG